One region of Candidatus Methylomirabilota bacterium genomic DNA includes:
- a CDS encoding twin-arginine translocase TatA/TatE family subunit — MFGLGVQELMLILLIALVLFGGSRIPDLGRSLGQAIREFKKGVESPDAAVEPREGSERGKETGRTG, encoded by the coding sequence ATGTTCGGTCTGGGCGTTCAGGAGTTGATGCTGATCCTGCTCATCGCGCTGGTGCTGTTCGGCGGGTCGAGGATCCCGGATCTCGGCCGCTCGCTCGGACAGGCGATTCGCGAGTTCAAGAAGGGCGTGGAAAGTCCGGATGCCGCCGTCGAGCCGCGGGAGGGCTCCGAGCGCGGGAAGGAGACCGGCCGCACCGGCTAG
- a CDS encoding DedA family protein: protein MSDLHEFVGHWGYVAIFVVVVLGNVGLPVPEETILALAGYLVWRGKLRLSLVLVVGIVSAVVGDNIGYWLGRRYGQNALPRYALWVLGHPERLGNMKAFVARRGPVAVFVARFVPGIRFTAGPLAGALGMSFASFLAANVAGAVVYVPVVVGAGYAVGYGFGAYVERLRYVVGEAERIVLVVVLLTLLAVIGVRIVQTINQRRTS from the coding sequence GTGAGCGACCTCCACGAGTTCGTCGGCCACTGGGGCTACGTCGCCATCTTCGTGGTGGTCGTGCTGGGCAACGTCGGACTGCCCGTGCCCGAGGAGACCATCCTCGCGCTCGCCGGCTACCTGGTGTGGCGCGGCAAGCTCCGCCTGTCGCTGGTCCTCGTCGTAGGCATCGTGAGCGCGGTGGTCGGCGACAACATCGGCTACTGGCTCGGACGCCGCTACGGCCAGAACGCGTTGCCTCGGTACGCGCTGTGGGTCCTCGGCCATCCCGAGCGTCTCGGGAACATGAAGGCGTTCGTGGCGCGGCGAGGTCCCGTCGCGGTGTTCGTCGCTCGCTTCGTTCCCGGGATTCGCTTCACCGCGGGTCCGCTGGCTGGCGCCCTCGGGATGTCGTTCGCCTCGTTTCTCGCCGCCAACGTGGCGGGGGCGGTGGTGTACGTGCCGGTGGTGGTCGGCGCCGGGTATGCGGTGGGCTACGGCTTCGGCGCCTACGTGGAGCGCCTCCGTTACGTGGTCGGAGAGGCCGAGCGGATCGTGCTCGTGGTCGTGCTGCTGACGCTGCTGGCCGTCATCGGGGTCCGCATCGTCCAGACGATCAACCAGCGCCGGACGAGCTGA